The Erythrobacter sp. SDW2 region AATAGCTGACGAAATACTCGACCGCGTTGTTGGGGAAGAAGCTCTTGAACTCTCCATAGAGCTGCGCGGCGAGGATCTTGTTGGGGGCCAGCACCAGCGCGGGGCGCTGCAAGGTCTCGATCACCTTGGCCATGGTGAAGGTCTTGCCGCTGCCGGTCACCCCCAGCAGGACCTGGGTCTGTTCGCCGTCGCGCGCGCCCGCCACAAGCTCGGCAATCGCGGTCGGCTGATCGCCTGAAGGTTCGTAGTCGCTGACCAGCTCGAACCGCTTGCCGGGGAGCGATTTTTCGGGCCGCGCGGGGCGGTGGGGGACGAAATTCTCGCCGGTCTCGGGCTCGTCCAGCCCGCGCCTGATCACCAGTTCTGCCATGCGGTACATATGGAGAACCAAATCGCCCGCCACAAGGACCGGAATTGCGCATGTTACAGCTTCGCAGGTTCCCTTCTGCAGGAAAGGCTCTATCCTGCCGACAGTGGGCTTGAAGGGAGATGTGCGATGCGCAGGATTATTTCATGTGTGGCAGCCGGGGCAATCGTTTCGGTTCTGGCGGCGTGCTCGTCGGAGGCGGATAGCAACAGCGATGGCAAGATAACCGCCGAAGAGGCTCGGGCGGAGATGGCGGACGCGTCAATCAAGCCACTGCCGGGACAATACAAGATGACGATGACCTTCAAGTCGGCCAAGATCCCGGGTGCTCCGGCCAGCATGATCGACATGATGGGCAAATCGATGTCCCAGACCATGGAATATTGCCTGACCAAGGAAGAGGCCGACAAGGGCTTCCAAGATGCGCTGAGCAAGGGGCAGGATGACAACTGCACGATCGAGCGCATGGACATGGACGGCGGCCAGGTCGACATGGCGATGAAATGCAACGATCCCGCGTCGGGCCCGATGGACATTGCTTTTACAGGAGAGGTTACCCCGACCAGTAGCGACCTTTCGATGAAGATGAAGGGCAAGCTGGGCAACCAGTTCGACGCCGACATCGAGATGACAATGCAGCAGGAACGGCTGGGAGATTGCGCCAAGTGATAGCGGTGAGAGCTATCGCGACTGGCGTTCTGGTGTCGGCGGCGCTCGCCGGGTGCAGCGAGCCTGCCCCCATGACCGATGCGGACGTACTGGCCGAAGCAGGCAAGCTCGCAAATCCCGGACCGGGTCTGTATCAGCAGACCACTGAGATTGTGTCTGCCGAGGTCCCGGGTGCGGCGCCGGAACAGGCCGACCGGCTGCGCGACCAGTTGTCCGGCATCGAGAAG contains the following coding sequences:
- a CDS encoding DUF3617 domain-containing protein; this translates as MRRIISCVAAGAIVSVLAACSSEADSNSDGKITAEEARAEMADASIKPLPGQYKMTMTFKSAKIPGAPASMIDMMGKSMSQTMEYCLTKEEADKGFQDALSKGQDDNCTIERMDMDGGQVDMAMKCNDPASGPMDIAFTGEVTPTSSDLSMKMKGKLGNQFDADIEMTMQQERLGDCAK